A window of Nitratireductor kimnyeongensis genomic DNA:
GCTTCGGCAAACGCCAGAACGGCGTGCTTTTTCGCCTCCATGCGCTCCTCGATCTGCGGGCCGGGAAGGTCCGGCCAGCGATAGTGGAGCCCGCTGGGAGGCGGGGTGAAATCGGGTGTGGCAAACACGCGGGGGGCGGGGATTTCGATGGAGGCCGCCGATTCCACCGTTTCCGAGATGGCCTTGAATCCGACCCACATGCCCGAGAAACGCGAAAGCGCGTAGCCATATTCTGCGAAGGCCAGATATTCCGACACGCTGGCCGGATTGAGCGTGGGCATGAACCACGCCATGAAGGCGACATCGGACTGGTGCGGCATGGAGGAGGAGACACAACCATGATCGTCACCGGCAACCACCAGCACGCCGCCATGGGGCGAGGAACCATAGGCGTTGCCGTGCTTCAGCGCATCGCCCGAGCGGTCGACGCCGGGGCCCTTGCCATACCAGAGGCCGAAAACGCCTTCGACCTCGCGCTTCGGGTTGGTCTCGACCTGCTGGCTGCCGAGCACGGCGGTGGCGGCGAGATCCTCGTTGACGGCGGGGAGGAATTCGACGCTGGCGGCGTCGAGCCGGTCCTTCGCCTTCCAGAGCTCAAGGTCGAGCGCGCCCAGCGGCGATCCGCGATAGCCGGAGATGAAACCTGCCGTGTTGAGGCCGCTCGCGCGGTCGCGGCGCGCCTGATCGAGCACGGCGCGCACGAGCGCCTGCGTGCCGGTCATGAAGACGCGGCCCTTTTCCTGGGTGTAGCGGTCCTCGAGCTGATAGTGCGCGAGTTCGCCGGCCTTGGGTTGGACGGTCATGCAATTCCTCCGGTGCAGACTGGAAGAATTCTAAACCGGAGAGCGTGGAAATTTGTGCCAGATTTGGCGATTGGAATTTGGTTTCTGGAAGGATTGACCGATATATATCGGTGTATCGGAGAATTTTTCAGGATTTGGACCTATGCCCGAAAAGCTGAATGAACAGGACAGGAAGCTTCTGGACGCGCTTCAGGCCAATTGCCGGCTCTCGAACCAGGAGCTGGCGGAGCGGGCCGGCATGTCGGCTTCGGCCTGCTGGCGGCGGGTGAAGGCGCTGGAGGAAGCGGGGCTGATCACGCAATATGCGGCTCTGCTGGATGTGGAGAAGGCGGGGCTGGGGTTTCAGGCCATCGTGCATGTGTCGCTGACGCGGCATGACCACCGGCATGTGGATACGTTCATCGCCGAGACGCGGCGCCGGCCCGAAGTGCTCGACTGCTACTCCACGACGGGTGAGGCGGATTATCATCTGCGCGTCGTGTGCCGGGACCTGGCGGCCTATAACCGGTTTCTGGAGGACTTTCTGTTTCGCCTGCCGGGCATCGCCAATGTCCGCACCAACCTCGTTCTGAAAGATATCAAGAAGAACAGTCCTGTCCCGGTGCAGCTTAAGGCCAATTGACAAGCGGCGTTCGGTC
This region includes:
- a CDS encoding Lrp/AsnC family transcriptional regulator — its product is MPEKLNEQDRKLLDALQANCRLSNQELAERAGMSASACWRRVKALEEAGLITQYAALLDVEKAGLGFQAIVHVSLTRHDHRHVDTFIAETRRRPEVLDCYSTTGEADYHLRVVCRDLAAYNRFLEDFLFRLPGIANVRTNLVLKDIKKNSPVPVQLKAN